A genomic region of Papaver somniferum cultivar HN1 chromosome 7, ASM357369v1, whole genome shotgun sequence contains the following coding sequences:
- the LOC113300129 gene encoding putative cysteine-rich receptor-like protein kinase 43: MAEHHHSFMFFLLRLLSVIQLVAAAQELKEPSTKEGGSHFDLLTKVCEKKEFGNVTNFVVNFNEANNILIRENFFAPKAGQTSTGKEPYKIYVMAACYEDLSEDQCNSCYIQARYHLPTCFPRAGGLVHLGGCFLRAANYNFFHEFLSPMDVTICGPTLKDDKSRKESIKRMVYDTVKNFKKANGEAYTEDEYTWPLFWGSPLYVQANCWKTLDKFSCASCLDKSASTIVSCLPATEAWDLRAGCMIHYSDYPFFREGKSSRSSVRNTTITYIEIVLGATMVCVFAICIGIFAGKFIYDRKNRQQATMIAGADGDQSLFKRSLKFKYSTIEKATHYFSEANKLGQGGFGEVFKGTLADGREIAVKRLYVSPTNRSEEIFNEMNVISHCHHKNLVRFLGCSITTLDSILVYEFVPNKSLNLFLFDNEKKKELDWKKRFGIIKGTADGLAYLHEDCQIVIVHRDIKASNILLDLRFRPKIADFGLARFCADDTGNPKGIVIAGTFGYMSPEYLTHGQLTEKVDVYSYGVIVLEIVTGIQSNHFTADESLETLVTWTWKHYKTNKLSDIIDESIEIVEHHVEEEVKRVVQVGLLCTQEAAALRPTMKEVIQMLRQTDQPLPEPSKPPFFDETFGSAKNVNFLYGSSHGHSHHHENVPDFCKSHHSSTKHRH; encoded by the exons ATGGCAGAACATCATCATTCTTTCATGTTCTTCCTCCTACGTCTATTATCGGTGATACAACTAGTAGCAGCGGCACAAGAACTAAAAGAACCGTCGACAAAGGAGGGTGGTAGTCATTTCGATTTGCTTACAAAGGTTTGCGAAAAGAAGGAGTTTGGAAACGTGACGAATTTTGTAGTGAATTTCAACGAAGCTAATAACATtcttataagggagaactttttTGCTCCAAAAGCAGGGCAAACATCGACTGGGAAAGAACCCTACAAAATATATGTAATGGCCGCATGTTATGAAGACCTCTCAGAGGATCAATGCAATAGTTGCTACATTCAAGCTCGTTACCATCTCCCAACCTGCTTCCCACGGGCAGGTGGCCTTGTTCATCTAGGTGGTTGCTTCCTTAGAGCTGCTAATTACAATTTCTTCCATGAATTTCTGTCTCCCATGGATGTAACG attTGTGGACCGACACTGAAAGATGACAAATCCCGCAAAGAATCAATTAAAAGAATGGTGTATGACACGGTTAAGAATTTCAAGAAGGCAAATGGGGAAGCTTACACAGAAGATGAGTACACATGGCCACTGTTCTGGGGTTCACCCCTTTATGTCCAAGCTAACTGCTGGAAGACCTTGGACAAGTTTTCATGCGCCTCTTGCCTTGATAAGTCTGCCTCAACTATCGTTTCTTGTCTTCCTGCTACTGAAGCTTGGGATCTCAGAGCCGGTTGTATGATTCACTACTCTGACTATCCATTTTTTAGAGAAGGGAAATCATCAAGAAGCTCTGTTCGTA ATACGACTATAACGTATATCGAGATTGTTCTTGGTGCTACTATGGTTTGTGTATTCGCTATTTGTATTGGAATCTTCGCGGGGAAATTCATATATGATCGAAAAAACAGACAACAAGCTACAATGATAGCAGGAGCTGATGGAGATCAATCACTGTTCAAGAGGAGTTTGAAATTCAAGTACTCAACTATAGAGAAAGCAACTCACTACTTTAGTGAAGCAAACAAACTTGGTCAAGGAGGTTTTGGTGAAGTATTTAAG GGAACTTTAGCTGATGGTAGAGAAATTGCCGTAAAACGTCTTTACGTAAGCCCTACTAACAGAAGTGAGGAGATATTCAATGAGATGAATGTGATCAGTCATTGTCACCACAAGAATTTGGTTCGGTTCCTTGGTTGCAGCATTACAACTCTCGATAGCATTCTTGTATACGAATTCGTTCCGAACAAAAGCCTCAACTTGTTCCTATTTG AtaatgaaaagaagaaagaattagATTGGAAGAAGAGGTTTGGAATCATAAAAGGAACTGCAGATGGCCTAGCATATCTTCATGAAGATTGTCAAATTGTTATTGTTCATAGAGATATTAAGGCGAGCAACATCTTATTAGACCTCCGATTTAGACCCAAAATTGCCGACTTCGGTCTAGCCAGATTTTGTGCAGATGATACAGGAAATCCCAAGGGTATAGTCATTGCCGGCACATT TGGGTATATGTCCCCGGAGTACCTGACTCATGGACAATTAACAGAAAAGGTTGATGTTTATAGTTATGGAGTTATAGTCCTCGAAATAGTCACTGGTATCCAGAGTAACCATTTCACTGCGGATGAATCGCTCGAAACGTTAGTAACTTGG ACATGGAAGCATTACAAGACGAATAAACTGTCAGACATAATAGACGAAAGTATCGAAATAGTAGAACATCATGTGGAGGAGGAAGTGAAAAGAGTAGTACAAGTGGGTCTGTTGTGCACACAAGAAGCAGCAGCATTAAGGCCAACCATGAAAGAAGTAATACAAATGCTGAGGCAAACAGATCAACCACTTCCGGAACCTTCTAAACCTCCTTTCTTTGACGAAACTTTTGGAAGCGCCAAAAACGTCAACTTTTTATACGGGTCAAGTCACGGTCATAGTCATCATCACGAAAATGTTCCTGATTTTTGTAAATCTCATCATAGTAGTACCAAACATCGCCACTAG